A single Pedobacter sp. PACM 27299 DNA region contains:
- a CDS encoding metallophosphoesterase family protein, with translation MKKIGLLSDTHGFLDDAVFKHFDECDEIWHAGDFGPDVAEQLAAFKPLKGVYGNIDGKEIRAEYPEHLRFNCEKVDVWMTHIGGYPGKYAPNVKREIYTKPPMLFITGHSHILKVMFDPKINCLHINPGAAGNSGWHKVKTLIRFCISDEKIHTLEAIEIGSR, from the coding sequence TTGAAAAAAATAGGACTTCTTTCCGATACCCACGGTTTTCTTGATGATGCCGTCTTCAAACACTTCGATGAATGCGATGAAATCTGGCATGCCGGCGACTTTGGTCCGGACGTAGCCGAGCAACTTGCGGCCTTTAAACCGCTTAAAGGGGTTTACGGGAATATTGACGGGAAAGAAATTCGGGCAGAATACCCAGAGCACCTCAGATTTAACTGTGAAAAGGTAGATGTATGGATGACCCATATCGGCGGATATCCAGGAAAATACGCTCCAAATGTAAAGCGTGAAATATACACTAAGCCACCTATGTTATTCATCACCGGACACTCTCATATCCTGAAAGTAATGTTCGATCCAAAAATCAATTGCCTCCATATAAATCCCGGTGCAGCAGGAAATTCAGGCTGGCACAAGGTTAAAACATTAATCAGATTTTGTATTTCAGACGAAAAAATCCATACCTTAGAGGCCATAGAAATAGGAAGTAGATAA